Below is a window of Gemmatimonadaceae bacterium DNA.
GCAATTGATGTTCATCGCCGAATCCGACGACAGCGACGAGCCGCCATACCACGTACGCGATGAAGAAGACGTCCTCGCGGAGGGCGCTCACCGTGTTGCGCAGTTGGCGCATGCGGTTCTTATTTGACGCGCCCGCACCGACGTCGCGACCCAAAACACCACAATTGGAGCGGAAGGGTCGATGCGCCTAACGCGAGTGACACACGTTGCGATTGCTGTTCTCCTGTTCTGCTCGAGCCGATTGAGTTCCGCGCAGGCGGCAACGCAGGGCGTCGTACGACCGCATGAGGTCCTCAAACAGGTCGTGACGGGGATGCCGCGGGACTCGGCGCAGGAAATTCGCGTGATCACCGCGATCTTTCAGGCGGGCGACAAAACCGTGTTCCACACGCATCGGCAGCCCGTCACGGTTTATGTCCTCGAGGGCACGTTCACGCTGGAGATGGAGGGACGGAAGCCAGCCACGGTCCGAGCCGGCGAGGCGTTCGTCGAACCGCCGAACGTTCGCATGACGGGTCACGACTACAGCGCGACGGGGCGGACGCGGGTCGTTGTTTTTTACGTCAGCGAGCCGCGTGCGCCGTTCCTCGACCCGATTTCCTAGCCCGCCTGCAGTGTCCGGACAGCCGGTCTGCGCCTAGCCGTCGACGACTCGCCTAACGGCAACTGGCCCTCAACGTTTGTGGGCCCTTACGCGATATTCATAGGCAAGTCCCACACAACGGAGAAACTGAACATGCACAGACGCATCGTCCCGCTCTGTGCAGCGCTGTCGCTTGTGGCCGCCGCGAGTGTCGCGGCCCAGCGGCCTGTGCTGCCAGGAGAACGGGGGCGCGCGGGAGCCGTCGAGAATCCCCGCGAAGACTCGACCGGCATTCCCGCGATCGAGAAGGTATCGACGACGACTCACAACGTCACCGTCGGCGGCCAGGCGTTCGCCTATACGACGAACGCCGGCACGATGGTGATCCGGGATGACGAAGGCCGCCCGAAGGGCACCGTCTTCTACGTCGCTTACACGCGTGACAAGGAGGACGCCGCGCGCCGTCCGGTGACCTTCTTCTTCAATGGCGGACCGGGCTCGGCGTCGATCTGGCTGGACATGGGCCTCATGGCGCCGCGGCATCCGGAGATGGGCCCGAATGGCGCGCAGCCCGCGCCGCCATACGACCTCGTCGACAATCCGTACTCGCCGCTCGACGTCACCGACCTCGTCCAGGTCGACGCGATGATGACTGGTTATTCACGACCCGGCCCGGGCGTGAAGGTGGCGGATTTCACGGGCGCGACGAACGACATCAAGATGTTCGGCCAGTTCATCCGGAACTACCTCGACAAGTACAACCGCTGGGCGTCACCGAAGTACCTCTTCGGCGAGAGCTACGGGACCTTCCGGTCGGCGGGCCTCGCGTCCGAGTTGCAGAGCGGCGAAGGGATCGAGCTCAACGGCATCATGCTCCTTGGCACTGTGCTCGATTTCCAGAACATCCTGACGTCGCCATCGAACGACCTATCGTATGAGTGCTTCCTCCCGACGTACACGGCGACGGCGTGGTATCACAAGAAGCTTCCAGCCGATCTCCAGCGCCTGAGCCTCGACCAGGCGGTTCAGCAAGCTCGAACGTACGCTTTCGGGGATTACATGGCTGCGCTCGCGAAGGGGAACACCCTGTCGCAGGCCGAGCGAAACACGGTGGCGCAGCAGGTCTCGCGGCTCACGGGCGTTTCGCTTCAGTATGTTCTCAACACGAACCTGCGCGTCGACCCCGGCACCTTCCGGACCGAGTTGAT
It encodes the following:
- a CDS encoding cupin domain-containing protein encodes the protein MRLTRVTHVAIAVLLFCSSRLSSAQAATQGVVRPHEVLKQVVTGMPRDSAQEIRVITAIFQAGDKTVFHTHRQPVTVYVLEGTFTLEMEGRKPATVRAGEAFVEPPNVRMTGHDYSATGRTRVVVFYVSEPRAPFLDPIS